The Bacillus vallismortis genome window below encodes:
- a CDS encoding FMN-binding negative transcriptional regulator has product MYIPKYFKVSNVDEIWDFVQKNSFGTIVTTEQGKPIATHLPLGLNKKGDDYYITGHIAYGNRQWRTFETCEDVLVMFQGTHAYISSSWYGHEDVPTWNYQAVHIYGQASILERDELIEELTTMMEKYEKHRENPILWDELSPELLERQLKAIVGFKIKVDDIQAAYKLSQNRSEMDYMNIIDQLQNEGNPNSKQMAEQMEKRLKN; this is encoded by the coding sequence ATGTATATTCCAAAATATTTTAAGGTCTCAAATGTTGATGAAATTTGGGATTTCGTTCAAAAAAACTCTTTTGGCACGATCGTCACGACAGAACAAGGGAAACCAATTGCCACGCATTTGCCTTTGGGGTTAAATAAAAAAGGTGATGATTACTATATCACTGGGCATATCGCTTATGGAAATCGGCAGTGGAGAACATTTGAAACCTGTGAAGATGTGCTTGTTATGTTTCAGGGAACACACGCTTACATTTCTTCTTCTTGGTACGGGCATGAAGATGTTCCGACATGGAATTATCAAGCCGTCCATATATACGGTCAAGCAAGTATTTTAGAGAGAGATGAATTAATAGAAGAATTAACAACAATGATGGAGAAATACGAAAAACATCGAGAAAATCCAATTTTATGGGATGAACTTTCTCCTGAACTCTTAGAAAGACAACTGAAAGCGATTGTCGGTTTTAAGATTAAGGTGGATGACATTCAGGCTGCATATAAATTAAGTCAGAATCGAAGTGAAATGGATTATATGAATATCATTGACCAATTGCAAAATGAAGGAAATCCAAATTCAAAACAAATGGCAGAACAGATGGAAAAGAGATTAAAAAACTAA
- a CDS encoding cupin domain-containing protein encodes MYYIPVTHQYPYYVCCGGRSVYWMNPYKMKHENAGQNLHLTDYGPKPFVININKATKQNNTFRTALWTGAHLQVTVMSIDIGEDIGLEMHSNLDQFLRIEQGRGIVKMGKSKDQVNFQRNVYDDSAIVIPAGTWHNLINTGNTPLKLYSIYAPPNHPFGTVHVTKADAEAAEKENNSYKN; translated from the coding sequence ATGTATTATATACCTGTTACACATCAATACCCTTATTATGTGTGCTGCGGTGGAAGGTCGGTTTATTGGATGAATCCATATAAAATGAAGCATGAAAACGCAGGCCAAAACCTTCACTTGACAGATTATGGGCCGAAACCATTTGTTATTAATATCAATAAAGCAACAAAACAAAACAATACGTTCCGTACTGCGCTATGGACAGGAGCGCACCTGCAAGTTACTGTCATGAGTATTGATATTGGAGAAGATATCGGTTTGGAAATGCATTCTAACCTCGATCAATTTTTGCGGATTGAGCAAGGCCGCGGGATCGTTAAAATGGGCAAGAGTAAAGATCAGGTAAACTTTCAGCGAAATGTCTATGATGATTCAGCCATCGTCATACCTGCCGGCACATGGCACAACCTGATCAATACAGGCAATACGCCGCTAAAACTATACTCCATTTATGCCCCGCCTAACCATCCATTTGGCACGGTCCATGTGACTAAAGCGGATGCAGAAGCTGCGGAAAAGGAGAACAATTCATACAAAAATTGA
- a CDS encoding YdeI family protein, producing the protein MTNRTNPKVDEFLSKAKKWKGEFERLRAIVLDCELNEEFKWKHPCYTYNSKNIVLIHGFKDYCALLFHKGALLQDVHGILIQQTENVQAARQIRFTNVQEIDEMETILKAYIHEAIEVEKAGLEVDLKKNTEYKIPEELQNKFDEIPALKTAFEALTPGRQRAYILHFSQAKQAKTREAKVEKCVQNILDGKGLKD; encoded by the coding sequence ATGACAAATAGAACGAATCCGAAGGTTGATGAATTTTTAAGTAAAGCGAAAAAGTGGAAGGGAGAATTTGAGAGGTTGAGAGCTATCGTTCTTGACTGTGAGCTGAACGAGGAATTTAAGTGGAAGCATCCCTGCTACACGTATAATAGTAAAAACATCGTTTTAATACATGGATTTAAAGACTATTGTGCGCTTCTATTTCACAAAGGTGCCTTGTTACAGGATGTCCATGGGATTCTCATCCAACAAACGGAGAATGTACAGGCAGCACGCCAGATCCGGTTCACCAATGTTCAGGAAATTGATGAAATGGAAACGATCTTGAAAGCTTATATTCATGAAGCCATTGAAGTTGAAAAAGCCGGGTTGGAAGTGGATTTAAAAAAGAATACAGAATATAAAATTCCTGAAGAACTTCAAAATAAATTCGATGAAATCCCTGCTTTAAAAACAGCTTTTGAAGCATTGACCCCGGGACGGCAAAGAGCATACATTCTTCATTTTTCTCAAGCCAAACAAGCCAAAACCCGAGAGGCGAAGGTTGAAAAATGTGTCCAGAATATTCTCGATGGAAAGGGATTAAAGGATTAA
- the cspC gene encoding cold shock protein CspC encodes MEQGTVKWFNAEKGFGFIERENGDDVFVHFSAIQSDGFKSLDEGEKVTFDVEQGARGAQAANVQKA; translated from the coding sequence ATGGAACAAGGTACAGTAAAATGGTTTAATGCAGAAAAAGGTTTTGGCTTCATCGAACGTGAAAACGGAGACGATGTATTCGTACACTTCTCTGCAATCCAAAGTGACGGATTCAAATCTTTAGACGAAGGTGAAAAAGTAACGTTTGACGTTGAGCAAGGTGCTCGTGGAGCTCAAGCTGCTAACGTTCAAAAAGCTTAA
- a CDS encoding SulP family inorganic anion transporter — MLKKLNIEWFSNIRGDLLAGIVVALALIPEAIGFSIIAGVDPMVGLYASFCIAVVISFAGGRPAMISAATGAMALLMGTLVKDHGLQYLFAATILTGIIQIIFGVLKVARLMKFVPRSVMVGFVNALAILIFMAQVPHFVGISGLTYVFVGITLVIIYLFPFITKAVPSPLIAIVFLTVISIWGHFNVQTVGDLGTIKQALPNFLIPDVPLNFETLSIIFPTSIALAVVGLLESLLTSSIVDDMTDTDSNKNRESRGQGIANIVAGFFGGMAGCAMIGQSVINVKSGGRGRLSTFTAGMFLMFLILVLGEWVVQVPMPALVGVMIMVSIGTFDWSSIRTLKKVPFTDSVVMVVTVITVVATDNLSIGVIVGVLLSAIFFASKISRVKVDLSSVSEKEAVYDIKGQVFFASVQDFVNSFSYEDVKERVVMNFSEAHIWDDSGVAAVDKVVLKFKENHADVTLVGLNESSQHLIEKLATYNHPNAQPSSH, encoded by the coding sequence ATGTTAAAAAAATTAAATATAGAGTGGTTCTCAAATATAAGAGGGGACTTATTAGCCGGGATTGTCGTTGCTTTGGCATTAATTCCTGAGGCCATTGGTTTTTCTATTATTGCAGGTGTTGACCCGATGGTGGGATTGTATGCCTCATTTTGTATTGCGGTGGTGATTTCTTTTGCGGGCGGAAGGCCTGCGATGATTTCTGCGGCTACAGGGGCTATGGCGTTGTTAATGGGAACGCTGGTAAAGGATCACGGATTACAGTATCTGTTTGCTGCTACGATCCTGACGGGTATCATCCAAATCATATTTGGGGTTCTGAAAGTGGCGCGATTAATGAAATTTGTTCCTCGATCGGTCATGGTAGGTTTTGTTAATGCGCTGGCCATTTTAATTTTCATGGCACAAGTTCCTCATTTTGTTGGTATATCCGGTCTGACATATGTGTTTGTCGGCATAACTTTAGTCATCATTTATTTGTTCCCGTTTATTACAAAAGCTGTTCCAAGTCCTTTAATAGCAATTGTATTTCTCACGGTCATTTCTATTTGGGGTCACTTTAATGTTCAAACAGTTGGAGATTTAGGAACAATCAAACAAGCTTTGCCGAACTTTTTGATTCCCGATGTTCCATTAAACTTTGAGACGCTGTCAATTATCTTCCCGACTTCTATTGCTCTAGCTGTCGTTGGTCTGCTTGAGTCGCTGCTGACGTCTTCCATTGTTGATGACATGACTGACACAGATAGTAATAAAAACAGGGAAAGCCGAGGGCAAGGGATTGCCAATATCGTTGCCGGATTTTTCGGCGGTATGGCAGGGTGTGCCATGATCGGTCAATCTGTTATTAACGTAAAGTCTGGAGGGAGAGGGAGACTGTCAACCTTTACGGCTGGTATGTTCCTCATGTTTTTAATACTCGTTTTGGGTGAATGGGTTGTTCAAGTTCCTATGCCTGCATTGGTTGGCGTTATGATTATGGTTTCAATTGGAACATTCGATTGGTCTTCAATCCGGACCCTTAAAAAAGTTCCGTTCACTGATTCTGTTGTCATGGTTGTCACAGTAATTACTGTAGTGGCAACAGATAACTTATCCATTGGCGTAATCGTAGGTGTCCTGTTAAGTGCTATTTTCTTCGCTTCTAAAATTTCACGAGTAAAGGTGGATTTGTCTTCTGTTTCTGAGAAAGAGGCTGTTTATGACATTAAGGGCCAAGTGTTCTTTGCTTCTGTTCAAGATTTTGTGAATTCATTTTCATATGAAGATGTAAAAGAGCGTGTTGTGATGAACTTTTCAGAGGCGCATATTTGGGATGATTCTGGTGTCGCCGCAGTGGATAAGGTTGTTTTGAAATTCAAAGAAAATCATGCAGATGTTACATTGGTTGGCTTAAACGAATCAAGCCAACATTTGATTGAAAAGCTGGCTACTTACAATCATCCTAACGCACAGCCGTCAAGCCACTAA
- a CDS encoding fatty acid desaturase: MNEKNLRTLRKLVTPYEKSDLQKSICQIMNTLVPFFLLWCLAYKSLSISYFLTLAISVVAAGFLVRTFIIFHDCCHYSFFKNRKANRILGTITGILTLHPFDHWAHDHSVHHATSSNLDKRGTGDIWVLTVEEYKEASTKTKIMYRLYRNPFVMFVIGPLYVFGITNRFNRKGAKRKERLNTYVTNLGIVTLAALLCWAIGWQNFLLVQAPIFLISGSLGIWMFYIQHTFEDSYFEEDKHWEYVKAAVEGSSYYKLPKVMQWLTGNIGFHHVHHLSPRVPNYKLEKAHNNAEPLQNVPTITLATSLKSLKFRLWDEESKKFVGFSHLKKASKSQVSPRLGAD, translated from the coding sequence ATGAATGAAAAAAACCTCAGGACTTTGAGAAAACTGGTCACACCTTATGAAAAGTCCGATTTACAAAAAAGTATTTGTCAAATCATGAACACATTGGTACCATTTTTCCTGTTATGGTGTTTGGCATATAAGAGCTTGTCGATTTCTTATTTTCTTACATTAGCGATTTCTGTCGTTGCTGCAGGTTTTTTAGTGAGAACATTCATCATCTTTCATGATTGCTGCCACTATTCCTTTTTTAAGAACAGAAAGGCGAATCGAATCCTTGGAACAATCACAGGAATTCTAACTCTGCATCCTTTTGATCATTGGGCACACGACCATTCTGTCCATCATGCGACAAGCAGCAACCTGGACAAACGCGGGACAGGCGATATTTGGGTACTGACCGTTGAGGAATATAAGGAAGCCTCAACTAAGACAAAAATCATGTACCGTTTGTACAGAAATCCGTTTGTTATGTTTGTGATTGGACCGCTTTACGTCTTCGGAATTACCAATCGTTTTAATCGTAAAGGGGCTAAACGTAAAGAACGGCTGAATACATATGTAACGAACCTGGGGATCGTCACGTTGGCAGCACTTTTATGTTGGGCTATTGGCTGGCAAAACTTCCTTCTGGTTCAGGCGCCAATTTTTCTGATATCGGGATCTCTCGGCATTTGGATGTTTTATATTCAGCATACGTTTGAGGACTCTTATTTTGAAGAAGATAAGCATTGGGAATATGTAAAAGCAGCAGTTGAAGGAAGTTCTTATTATAAGCTACCAAAAGTCATGCAATGGCTAACAGGCAATATCGGTTTCCATCATGTTCACCATCTAAGCCCGAGAGTGCCAAACTATAAGCTTGAAAAAGCGCATAACAACGCTGAACCATTGCAAAACGTTCCGACCATTACACTGGCAACAAGTCTTAAGTCGTTAAAGTTCCGCCTATGGGATGAAGAAAGCAAAAAATTTGTCGGTTTTAGCCACTTAAAAAAAGCTTCTAAAAGCCAAGTATCACCGCGGCTTGGAGCGGATTAA
- a CDS encoding PLP-dependent aminotransferase family protein: protein MDITPFLNRNLDIPLYQQLYQDFKENMHQGRIQKGMKLPSKRLLASQLSISQTTVERAYEQLAAEGYIVSKPRSGWFADYDDSDFAYRKMPRTLPIQQKEQEHKEWIDFHYGNVDSSYFPFSAWRKSMVNSLDQYGHELYRPGHVLGEFELRTLIAEYLYQSRGVHCVPEQVIIGAGNPILLQILCQVFDQNIFIGYEDPGYPRAREIFEANRMNILPIPVDDEGICIQKIKEQQPNLVYVTPSHQFTLGTIMTINRRIQLLKWAAENQSFIIEDDYDGEFRYTGQPVPSLQGLDQDNRVIYMGTFSKSLLPSLRISYMILPSSLLKKGHEIASLYKQTVSCHSQLTLADFIKNGEWQKHINRMRKLYRRKRAILLETVQRELGEHVRIRGENSGLRILLDVYLPFSEKELIEKAKEHGVKIYPVAPSYQNHPPAKRVSLGFAGVPEFNIREGIKKLKAAWKI, encoded by the coding sequence ATGGATATCACGCCTTTTTTAAATAGAAATTTGGATATTCCGCTTTACCAGCAGCTTTATCAGGATTTCAAAGAAAACATGCATCAGGGGCGTATTCAAAAAGGAATGAAGCTCCCTTCAAAAAGACTCTTGGCGAGTCAGCTATCCATCAGCCAAACGACTGTAGAACGTGCCTATGAACAACTTGCTGCTGAAGGCTATATCGTGAGCAAGCCAAGAAGCGGGTGGTTTGCTGATTATGACGATTCTGATTTTGCCTATCGTAAAATGCCGCGCACATTACCCATTCAACAAAAAGAGCAGGAACATAAAGAGTGGATTGATTTTCACTATGGAAATGTAGATTCTTCTTACTTTCCTTTTTCCGCATGGCGAAAAAGCATGGTCAATAGTTTAGACCAATATGGACACGAGCTTTATCGGCCGGGACATGTTTTAGGAGAGTTTGAGCTGAGGACGCTCATTGCAGAGTATCTGTATCAATCACGGGGTGTTCATTGTGTCCCTGAACAAGTGATTATAGGTGCCGGGAACCCTATCCTTCTCCAAATCTTGTGTCAAGTTTTTGATCAGAATATTTTCATAGGATATGAGGATCCGGGTTATCCGAGAGCACGCGAGATTTTTGAAGCCAATCGTATGAATATTCTTCCTATACCAGTCGATGATGAAGGAATCTGTATACAGAAGATCAAAGAACAGCAGCCAAATCTTGTGTATGTCACGCCTTCTCACCAATTTACGCTAGGAACCATTATGACGATTAACAGAAGAATTCAGCTGCTTAAATGGGCTGCTGAGAATCAGTCATTTATCATAGAGGATGATTATGATGGGGAGTTTAGATACACCGGACAGCCGGTCCCATCCTTACAAGGGCTGGACCAGGATAACCGTGTCATTTATATGGGCACTTTTTCTAAGTCTCTTCTTCCCTCGCTGCGTATCAGCTATATGATTCTTCCTTCGTCTCTTTTAAAAAAAGGCCATGAAATCGCGTCTTTATATAAGCAAACGGTGTCCTGCCACAGTCAGCTCACGCTAGCTGACTTTATAAAAAATGGAGAGTGGCAAAAACACATCAACAGAATGAGAAAGCTTTACCGTAGAAAAAGAGCCATTTTACTAGAGACTGTGCAAAGAGAATTAGGAGAGCATGTCAGGATTCGCGGAGAAAACTCTGGACTTCGCATCTTACTTGACGTTTATTTGCCATTTAGCGAAAAAGAGTTAATTGAGAAGGCGAAGGAACATGGAGTGAAAATTTATCCTGTTGCTCCTTCTTATCAAAACCATCCCCCTGCTAAAAGGGTGTCGCTTGGATTTGCAGGGGTTCCTGAATTTAACATACGAGAAGGTATAAAAAAACTGAAGGCTGCCTGGAAGATATGA
- a CDS encoding DMT family transporter encodes MNKTTNGWINGFIGVLIFSGSLPATRLAVADFTPLFLTVCRAAIAGVLAGGLLLIFRQQHPAKSDIISLLVVAFGVVIGFPLLTALALQYVTSAHAIVFLGLLPLATAVFGVLRGGERPRPVFWMFSAAGSLLVAGFALIQGGGSSPLGDAYMLASIIVCGLGYAEGARLSRRLGNWQVISWALVLSLPLMLPLSFFFTPDSWSSIGVPALLSLAYVSLFSMLIGFVFWYRGLAQGGIAAVGQLQLLQPFFGLLLASVILHEKVGWALVAVNIAVIMCVAAARRFAK; translated from the coding sequence ATGAACAAAACAACAAATGGCTGGATAAATGGTTTTATAGGCGTCCTCATTTTCAGCGGCTCACTGCCAGCAACCCGCTTGGCTGTGGCGGACTTCACCCCATTGTTCCTCACCGTATGCCGCGCTGCGATAGCTGGTGTATTGGCTGGAGGCCTCCTTCTCATCTTTCGGCAGCAGCATCCTGCCAAAAGCGACATCATTTCATTATTGGTGGTAGCGTTCGGCGTGGTGATCGGGTTCCCATTGCTGACAGCTTTGGCGCTTCAGTATGTCACCTCCGCACATGCCATTGTCTTCCTTGGGCTTCTTCCGCTTGCGACAGCGGTCTTCGGCGTACTCCGCGGAGGTGAACGTCCCCGGCCAGTCTTCTGGATGTTCTCAGCGGCTGGCAGCTTACTAGTAGCAGGATTCGCTCTGATCCAAGGCGGTGGATCATCCCCGCTCGGCGACGCATACATGCTGGCTTCTATCATCGTATGCGGGCTTGGTTATGCAGAAGGCGCTAGGCTTTCTCGACGTCTGGGGAACTGGCAGGTGATCTCTTGGGCACTCGTTCTGTCGCTTCCTCTTATGCTGCCTTTGTCGTTCTTTTTTACACCGGACTCATGGTCGAGCATCGGGGTACCAGCGCTGCTCAGTCTTGCCTATGTATCCTTATTCAGCATGCTGATCGGCTTCGTCTTCTGGTATCGAGGTCTCGCCCAAGGCGGAATTGCGGCGGTTGGGCAGTTGCAGCTTCTTCAGCCATTCTTTGGACTGCTGCTTGCCTCAGTGATTCTGCACGAGAAAGTAGGCTGGGCACTCGTGGCAGTGAATATCGCCGTTATCATGTGCGTGGCTGCTGCTCGGCGATTTGCAAAGTAG
- a CDS encoding GNAT family N-acetyltransferase: protein MTINIKKCTLEDLGKLQDISYETFNETFKDQNSPENMNAYLEKAFNLKQLEKELSNISSRFFFVYFNNEVAGYLKVNTNDAQTEKMGDESLEIERIYIKNKFQKHGLGKYLLNKAMEIAKELNKKKIWLGVWEKNENAIAFYKKMGFVQTGAHSFYMGHEKQTDFIMAKTLI, encoded by the coding sequence ATGACTATCAATATAAAAAAGTGCACACTTGAAGACTTGGGCAAACTTCAAGACATTAGTTATGAAACATTTAATGAGACATTTAAGGATCAGAATTCGCCCGAAAATATGAATGCCTATCTGGAAAAGGCTTTTAACTTAAAACAATTAGAAAAAGAATTATCCAATATTTCTTCGCGCTTCTTTTTTGTATATTTTAATAATGAAGTCGCTGGATATTTAAAGGTCAATACCAATGATGCCCAGACTGAAAAAATGGGTGATGAATCACTTGAAATCGAGAGGATTTATATCAAGAACAAATTTCAAAAACATGGACTTGGTAAATATCTGTTGAATAAAGCTATGGAAATTGCGAAGGAACTGAATAAAAAGAAAATCTGGCTGGGCGTATGGGAAAAAAACGAAAATGCTATTGCTTTTTATAAGAAAATGGGGTTTGTTCAAACTGGAGCCCATTCTTTTTATATGGGGCATGAAAAACAAACGGACTTTATAATGGCTAAAACACTTATATAA
- a CDS encoding universal stress protein: MYQNILLAADGSDHSIRSAEHAIRIAKLVPDARVEIIFVKDYSKAKTEVLHTASSAELEMERRKKLEPILEKFEQAGVRHDVMMKHGEPGPTIVAYANENQFDMLVVGSRGLNSLQEMVLGSVSHKVAKRVNCPVLIVK, translated from the coding sequence ATGTATCAAAATATTTTGTTGGCAGCTGATGGATCAGATCATTCCATTCGATCAGCAGAACATGCAATTCGTATAGCGAAACTGGTGCCTGATGCAAGAGTGGAAATCATTTTTGTTAAAGATTATTCAAAAGCGAAAACCGAAGTGCTTCATACCGCGAGTTCTGCAGAGTTAGAAATGGAAAGGCGTAAAAAGTTAGAGCCGATTTTAGAAAAATTTGAGCAAGCTGGTGTCCGGCATGATGTAATGATGAAACACGGAGAACCAGGACCGACCATTGTTGCTTATGCAAATGAAAATCAATTTGATATGCTCGTAGTAGGCAGTAGGGGATTGAATTCGCTGCAGGAGATGGTGCTGGGCAGTGTAAGCCATAAAGTGGCTAAGCGAGTAAATTGTCCTGTGCTGATTGTAAAGTGA
- a CDS encoding ester cyclase, producing the protein MIAEGDLVAVYFIFESKHTGTPFAGVPATGNPLRFLMMLLRISDGKIDVHDILRQLGVTA; encoded by the coding sequence ATGATTGCTGAAGGCGACCTTGTAGCTGTTTATTTTATATTTGAAAGTAAACATACAGGAACCCCATTTGCTGGTGTCCCTGCAACGGGAAATCCGTTACGTTTTCTTATGATGTTGTTACGTATTTCTGACGGTAAAATTGATGTGCATGACATTCTCCGTCAGCTTGGCGTGACTGCCTAA
- a CDS encoding MBL fold metallo-hydrolase, with product MNIQQIRNATLVVEYAGKTFLIDPMLAEKGAYPPFPNAPRQDQNNPLVELPTSVDNIIHHIDAVIVTHLHYDHWDEAAKELLPKDIKLFSQNEEDATEFRNGGFKNVEVLTKDTVFEGIQLIKTKGEHGRGEILKLAGLVCGVVFKHQSEKTLYVAGDTVWYDAVQEEIETHQPNIIVVNGGDNQFYEGGSLVMGKEDIYETYKAAPNAKIIVSHMEAVNHWGLSREELKSFIHEKGIFSQVLVPDDGEAYSF from the coding sequence ATGAACATTCAACAAATTCGTAATGCTACACTTGTTGTCGAATATGCAGGCAAAACGTTTTTAATAGATCCAATGTTAGCTGAGAAAGGTGCTTATCCTCCATTTCCAAATGCGCCAAGGCAGGATCAAAACAACCCTTTGGTTGAATTGCCAACTTCTGTCGACAATATTATTCATCATATTGATGCTGTTATTGTTACTCATTTACACTACGACCACTGGGATGAGGCAGCTAAAGAGTTGTTGCCAAAAGATATCAAGTTGTTCTCCCAAAATGAAGAAGATGCAACAGAATTTCGAAATGGCGGATTCAAAAACGTCGAAGTACTAACAAAAGATACAGTCTTTGAAGGCATTCAATTAATCAAAACCAAAGGCGAACACGGAAGAGGAGAAATTTTAAAACTCGCAGGCCTTGTATGCGGCGTTGTGTTCAAACACCAAAGTGAGAAAACATTATATGTAGCTGGAGATACAGTCTGGTATGATGCGGTTCAAGAAGAGATTGAAACACATCAGCCGAACATCATTGTAGTGAACGGCGGCGATAATCAATTCTATGAAGGCGGTTCTCTCGTCATGGGTAAAGAAGATATTTATGAAACGTATAAGGCTGCTCCAAACGCAAAAATCATCGTGAGCCACATGGAAGCTGTAAACCATTGGGGATTATCAAGAGAAGAATTAAAATCCTTTATTCATGAAAAAGGAATCTTCTCTCAAGTGTTAGTGCCTGATGATGGCGAAGCATATTCATTTTAA
- a CDS encoding Lrp/AsnC family transcriptional regulator produces the protein MLDHTDMQILEELSKNSRITMKELGEKVHLTGQAAASRIAKLEDNGVIEGYTIKVNQVKLGCYIHALLNIYTKNTHHHPYLSFIKTQDKYVINNYKISGDGCYLLECKFPSNETLDQFLVELNKHVNYKLSIVINK, from the coding sequence ATGTTGGATCACACAGACATGCAAATATTAGAGGAGTTATCTAAAAATAGCCGTATCACGATGAAAGAATTAGGAGAAAAAGTTCATTTAACAGGGCAAGCAGCCGCCTCGAGGATTGCCAAATTAGAAGACAACGGTGTGATTGAGGGATATACCATTAAAGTGAACCAAGTGAAATTAGGGTGTTATATACATGCTTTGCTTAATATCTATACAAAAAACACCCATCATCATCCATATCTGTCATTTATAAAAACACAAGACAAATATGTAATCAATAATTATAAAATTAGTGGGGATGGCTGTTATCTTCTTGAATGCAAATTTCCGTCTAATGAAACGCTAGATCAATTTTTAGTGGAATTAAACAAGCATGTCAATTATAAATTGTCGATTGTGATTAACAAATAA
- a CDS encoding recombinase family protein, whose product MIFGYARPFSQDQDVTIQITALKGFNCEKIYIEQTNSAKNRPEFESLCNSLNTGDTVIIYKLYSIADSTKNLIDIIDFFKRKQIHFISILDKVDTTKKNGSIFFDFLERVGKFQFDMISENTKLGIQEAKLKGKNTGRPRKPDHNVRRAMEMYQSKTYTIQQITKETGISKTTLYRYLDNWNDFDS is encoded by the coding sequence TTGATTTTTGGATATGCGCGTCCGTTTAGTCAAGATCAGGATGTAACAATACAGATAACTGCACTTAAAGGGTTCAACTGTGAAAAAATATATATTGAACAAACAAATTCAGCAAAAAACAGACCAGAATTTGAGTCATTATGCAACAGTTTAAATACCGGAGATACCGTAATCATTTATAAGTTATACAGCATTGCGGACTCTACAAAAAACCTAATCGATATCATAGATTTTTTCAAAAGGAAACAAATCCACTTTATTTCAATATTAGACAAAGTGGACACCACAAAGAAAAACGGTTCCATATTCTTCGATTTTTTAGAAAGAGTCGGCAAATTTCAATTTGACATGATTAGTGAAAACACAAAGCTTGGAATTCAAGAGGCGAAATTAAAGGGGAAAAATACAGGACGTCCGAGAAAACCAGACCATAATGTCCGGCGCGCGATGGAAATGTATCAAAGCAAAACGTATACCATTCAGCAAATTACCAAAGAGACGGGCATCAGTAAAACAACACTGTACCGTTATTTAGATAATTGGAATGATTTTGATTCATAA
- a CDS encoding CarD family transcriptional regulator, whose protein sequence is MFQIGDHIVYPMHGAGIIEAIEEKDFLEEKQQYYVIKMSISNMTVMIPARKLLSSSIRPVTDILALKHILHIFQHGESDRLLPWKQRYQVNTNKIKTGEILEGVEVVRDLMRMKKEKALNTSEKKMLDHAHEFLISELEVIKGITENQIKSFC, encoded by the coding sequence ATGTTTCAAATTGGCGATCACATTGTTTATCCAATGCACGGCGCAGGTATAATTGAAGCCATAGAAGAAAAAGATTTTTTAGAGGAAAAACAACAGTATTATGTCATCAAAATGTCAATCAGTAATATGACAGTTATGATTCCAGCGCGTAAACTATTGAGTTCAAGTATACGACCAGTTACTGATATACTTGCATTAAAACACATTCTACACATTTTTCAGCATGGAGAATCAGATAGGTTACTGCCGTGGAAACAAAGGTATCAAGTAAACACGAACAAAATAAAAACGGGTGAAATACTAGAAGGTGTTGAAGTTGTACGTGATTTAATGCGTATGAAGAAAGAAAAAGCACTTAATACAAGCGAAAAAAAAATGTTGGATCATGCACATGAATTTTTGATTAGTGAACTTGAAGTCATTAAAGGAATCACTGAAAATCAAATAAAAAGTTTCTGTTAA